In Plasmodium knowlesi strain H genome assembly, chromosome: 7, one DNA window encodes the following:
- a CDS encoding alpha tubulin, putative has protein sequence MREVISIHVGQAGIQVGNACWELFCLEHGIQPDGQMPSDKAARANDDAFNTFFSETGAGKHVPRCVFVDLEPTVVDEVRTGTYRQLFHPEQLISGKEDAANNFARGHYTIGKEVIDVCLDRIRKLADNCTGLQGFLMFSAVGGGTGSGFGCLMLERLSVDYGKKSKLNFCCWPSPQVSTAVVEPYNSVLSTHSLLEHTDVAIMLDNEAIYDICKKNLDIERPTYTNLNRLIAQVISSLTASLRFDGALNVDVTEFQTNLVPYPRIHFMLSSYAPVVSAEKAYHEQLSVSEITNSAFEPANMMAKCDPRHGKYMACCLMYRGDVVPKDVNAAVATIKTKRTIQFVDWCPTGFKCGINYQPPTVVPGGDLAKVMRAVCMISNSTAIAEVFSRMDQKFDLMYAKRAFVHWYVGEGMEEGEFSEAREDLAALEKDYEEVGIETNEGEGEDEGYEAEY, from the exons atgagagaaGTAATAAGTATTCATGTAGGACAAGCTGGTATTCAAGTTGGAAATGCTTGCTG GGAACTGTTTTGCCTAGAACATGGAATACAACCGGATGGTCAAATGCCCTCGGACAAAGCTGCCAGAGCAAACGATGATGCTTTTAATACCTTTTTTTCAGAAACGGGTGCAGGAAAACAc GTACCACGTTGCGTCTTCGTTGACCTAGAGCCAACCGTTGTAGATGAAGTGAGGACCGGAACCTATCGTCAGCTGTTTCACCCAGAGCAATTAATATCAGGAAAGGAGGATGCTGCAAACAATTTCGCAAGGGGTCACTACACCATAGGAAAGGAAGTCATAGATGTGTGCCTAGACAGAATTAGAAAGCTAGCCGATAATTGTACTGGTCTACAAGGCTTTCTAATGTTTAGTGCTGTTGGTGGTGGTACTGGAAGTGGTTTTGGCTGTTTAATGTTAGAAAGATTATCAGTTGATTATGGAAAGAAATCAAAGCTTAACTTTTGCTGCTGGCCTTCACCTCAAGTATCAACAGCTGTGGTCGAACCATACAACTCCGTCCTATCGACCCACTCTCTTCTAGAACACACCGACGTGGCGATCATGTTAGACAATGAAGCTATATACGACATatgtaagaaaaatttgGACATTGAAAGGCCCACTTATACAAACTTAAACAGACTAATAGCGCAGGTCATTTCATCGTTGACAGCTTCTCTACGTTTTGATGGTGCCCTAAATGTGGATGTTACGGAATTTCAAACGAATTTGGTGCCTTACCCACGTATCCACTTTATGTTGTCCTCATATGCTCCAGTTGTTAGTGCTGAAAAGGCTTATCACGAGCAGCTATCCGTGTCTGAAATTACCAATTCGGCTTTTGAACCAGCAAATATGATGGCTAAATGTGATCCCCGCCATGGTAAGTACATGGCTTGTTGTTTAATGTACAGAGGAGATGTTGTCCCAAAGGATGTCAACGCAGCTGTTGCTACAATTAAGACGAAAAGAACAATTCAGTTTGTTGACTGGTGCCCAACTGGATTCAAATGTGGTATTAATTACCAACCACCCACTGTTGTGCCCGGGGGAGACTTGGCAAAAGTGATGAGAGCCGTCTGCATGATAAGTAACTCCACCGCAATTGCTGAGGTGTTTTCTAGAATGGACCAGAAATTTGACCTCATGTACGCTAAGAGAGCATTTGTCCACTGGTACGTTGGAGAAGGTATGGAGGAGGGAGAATTTAGTGAAGCCAGGGAGGATTTGGCTGCTCTGGAAAAGGATTACGAAGAGGTCGGCATCGAAACCAACGAGGGTGAAGGAGAAGACGAAGGATACGAAGCGGAATATTAG
- a CDS encoding LCCL domain-containing protein yields the protein MKASFLLTCALVLPLFCNGAPGQVVSDSRIFLKNKDAYCLYAENLIENNKFEVASDDCDTLAHGNERQITWLSSTNGRIRTQNGLCLKTYKNFLTVSTCSPDLNDKSEMWKIDSEKRLRNENNTCAQLAGNKLFAFTCNDLSTRDFEIKVFSEDELNFMKAKYAHKKLQNVNEESLQNFHSKSKVLIQSYTEAEGKINKFLNTEKEMIKEKEKIANLMSDIKSLINTSSSLANYGTGALMKIYDNVDISKSNNLLRIPLQSLQVNKEKLNELGIENGQVKIVIQTFLNPPDEGNYTFVAKHVVGKLTVKVDSKEIISNADMRNETTLSSSLVHLSRNKLVPIYIEVSSAGVETNPPMPSFSLLWSSKHIPEQVISSLYLYTTVYEKICYTPFQKKIDCATTFDSVPRENSESHFLCPPGCFAAEGGSYNNASPNRGISNEALLHLKESSPPCYALTSRMCASAVATNLLTQEIGGIIKVTIKQRTNDKGTSEPCAQILPTSMEDNTFKGITDIKVVDMDDFFLNYDANRNLYEGYTGVVTDDKHSLLTRTDLSKRYISDIEINCDKNLRDNYEFSSGSFIVKRMQRSDLTKTEESIVVDAFALFEKYTSADSTPIYLPGWTRKTCNNIQLYIKYTQPNGMMNYPSLLLTCDDTFEQIHFTNERLVVARCLPYCLNSEKPVLGSYIYAPQSAICKSAIHSGIITNKAGGLIQIRKLKNITQSFTNTMIITRNGVIATIAHHNNEDSYYLTKPNGSICNFPRTSHNINVSLNSDSSQDALFSFIQTKSYLMDIPPAVLVHQKHAVLKNQLVNMHNFYNTESYKKALLGSTNEPTGKFQAVQNGDHISHSPGVQENPQLMDSFNTFQRTYEADKGRLNKLAKKQKGIFSNLNLKNKQINNLNKTLSKLRSEQHTCETIIRENQSSLVSLIKQFALITNRKKMIIEKLEKALANVKPITVQTFEEQYNSTNINDNYVIIDGRNISGSSNWAVEKFTNGNLFAAITNDRLIKSVEEIYASYILQRHTKVYKGFISCDVKIPYEGNVGILIKYRDDNNYSNFVINKKEFYFVEMTDGKRSPPIRKRQIRNLPFQLGAWATLFIEFGYKNVRAYINGKYVNGFETKNDSYGHVGIGMNNCKEKIFFDKIVIGSLDQAKYYKGVRKSITIPSTNDMNGFHKVEGKNNLNEKPISEEATNTDNQIKCKPFTERCNLPLDTNWIVPPNTFWRIKNNFALSSIWANHERGEQKHGVYPDGQNQIGKMETDECYLHSAQKRKEEENLLIPSIILLKRHNLCNNMKLFSLKIFINLKPLTKSGVIFRVLSSDDFLSVILDTTQMEGKLYLLKISNGIPYQLNAPTHMPIPPDVWHHLTVSYNGDRVNVTLNDELVVNSELNQHRTELGSVGLITLTGESKFKGITFLPQ from the exons ATGAAAGCATCCTTCCTTTTAACCTGCGCTTtggttcttccccttttctgtaATGGAGCCCCAGGGCAAGTTGTCTCCGACAGTAGGATATTCCTCAAGAACAAAGACGCCTACTGCTTATATGCTGAAAACCTTATTGAAAATAACAAATTTGAAGTAGCTTCGGATGACTGCGATACGTTAGCACATGGAAATGAG AGACAAATAACCTGGCTGTCATCCACGAACGGAAGAATTAGGACGCAAAATGGACTATGTCTAAAAACATACAAAAACTTCTTAACCGTTTCGACTTGCTCCCCCGATTTGAACGACAAGTCggaaatgtggaaaatagATTCAGAAAAAAGACtcagaaatgaaaataacaCTTGCGCTCAACTAGCtggaaataaattatttgccTTCACCTGCAATGACCTATCCACAAGGGACTTTGAAATTAAAGTCTTTTCGGAGGATGAACTAAATTTTATGAAAgcaaaatatgcacacaaaaaattacaaaatgtgAATGAAGAGAGTTTGCAAAATTTTCATTCAAAATCAAAAGTACTAATTCAGAGTTATACAGAAGCAGAGgggaaaattaataaattccTAAACacagagaaggaaatgattaaggaaaaggaaaaaatagcaaacTTAATGAGTGATATTAAATCTCTAATAAAcacatcttcttctttggcGAATTATGGAACAGGTGCCTTAATGAAAATATACGACAACGTTGACATAAGTAAAAGCAACAATTTGTTGAGAATTCCACTCCAAAGTTTACaagtaaataaagaaaaattaaacgaATTGGGAATTGAAAATGGGCAAGTCAAAATTGTCATTCAAACTTTTCTGAACCCTCCAGATGAGGGGAACTACACATTTGTTGCAAAACATGTCGTAGGTAAACTGACTGTTAAGGTAGACAGtaaggaaattatttcaaaCGCAGACATGCGAAATGAAACAACTCTAAGTAGCTCCCTTGTTCATTTATCCAGAAATAAACTCGTGCCTATATACATCGAGGTGTCATCTGCTGGTGTTGAAACCAACCCACCTATGCCATCCTTCTCATTATTATGGTCTTCCAAACACATACCCGAACAAGTCATAAGTTCTTTATACTTGTACACCACtgtatatgaaaaaatttgctaCACTCCGTTTCAGAAAAAGATAGACTGTGCCACGACCTTCGACAGCGTACCTAGGGAAAATAGCGAgtcccattttttgtgccCCCCCGGGTGCTTCGCGGCGGAAGGGGGTTCGTACAATAATGCCTCCCCTAATAGGGGCATTTCGAATGAAGCACTCCTCCATTTGAAGGAAAGCTCTCCTCCTTGCTACGCGTTAACCTCCCGCATGTGCGCATCCGCAGTTGCGACAAATTTATTGACACAAGAAATTGGTGGCATCATAAAGGTAACTATAAAACAGCGAACAAACGACAAAGGCACTTCCGAACCGTGTGCGCAGATTCTACCAACGAGCATGGAAGACAATACATTTAAAGGAATCACAGACATTAAGGTGGTAGATATGGacgattttttcttaaacTATGATGCGAACAGAAATTTGTATGAAGGGTATACAGGAGTTGTGACAGATGATAAACATTCCCTATTGACAAGAACTGATTTGTCCAAAAGGTACATCTCAGACATTGAAATAAATTGTGACAAAAATTTACGAGACAATTATGAATTCAGTTCTGGATCCTTCATCGTAAAACGGATGCAACGTTCTGATTTAACAAAAACGGAAGAAAGCATAGTAGTAGATGCATTTGCTTTGTTTGAAAAATACACAAGTGCAGATAGCACTCCTATTTATCTACCTGGGTGGACAAGAAAAACGTGTAACAATATTCAGCTGTacataaaatatacacaACCGAACGGTATGATGAACTACCCATCTTTATTACTAACTTGTGATGATACATTTGAACAAATCCATTTTACTAACGAAAGGCTGGTAGTTGCACGATGCTTGCCTTACTGTCTCAACAGTGAAAAGCCAGTTCTAGGATCCTACATTTACGCACCCCAGTCAGCCATATGCAAATCTGCTATTCACTCTGGTATCataacaaataaagcagggGGGTTAATACAAAtaagaaaattgaaaaatattacacagTCGTTCACTAACACCATGATAATAACTAGAAATGGCGTTATTGCTACCATCGCTCATCATAATAATGAAGATTCTTACTACTTAACAAAACCTAATGGATCCATTTGTAACTTCCCAAGAACATCCCACAACATTAATGTGTCCCTAAATTCCGACTCCAGTCAAGATgctcttttctccttcatccaGACGAAGTCATACCTCATGGATATCCCCCCCGCAGTCCTAGTTCACCAGAAACACGCCGTTTTGAAAAACCAGCTGGTTAACATGCACAATTTCTATAACACAGAAAGTTACAAGAAAGCATTACTAGGCAGTACAAATGAACCTACGGGGAAATTTCAGGCGGTTCAAAACGGTGACCATATTTCTCATTCACCAGGCGTACAAGAGAACCCACAACTGATGGATTCCTTTAACACATTCCAGCGAACCTACGAAGCGGATAAGGGACGCCTGAAcaaattggcaaaaaaacaaaaagggattTTCTCAAActtaaatttgaaaaataaacagaTAAATAATTTGAATAAGACCTTGTCCAAATTGAGAAGCGAGCAACACACCTGCGAGACCATCATCAGGGAGAACCAATCATCCTTGGTATCTCTCATAAAACAATTTGCACTAATcacaaatagaaaaaaaatgataatagaAAAGTTGGAAAAGGCACTAGCAAACGTCAAACCGATAACTGTACAGACATTTGAAGAACAATACAACTCAACAAATATAAATGACAACTATGTCATCATTGATGGTAGGAATATAAGCGGGTCATCAAACTGGGCTGTGGAAAAATTCACGAATGGAAACCTCTTTGCGGCTATCACTAATGATAGGCTCATCAAATCCGTGGAAGAGATCTACGCTTCGTACATCCTCCAGAGACATACTAAGGTGTACAAAGGCTTCATATCCTGTGACGTTAAAATACCATATGAAGGAAATGTAGGAATCCTCATCAAGTACAGAGACGATAATAATTACTCCAATTTTGtaataaacaaaaaggagtttTACTTTGTAGAAATGACAGATGGGAAAAGGAGTCCACCAATTAGGAAAAGGCAAATAAGAAATTTACCCTTCCAGCTAGGAGCATGGGCAACACTCTTCATAGAATTTGGCTATAAAAATGTTAGAGCCTATATAAACGGGAAATATGTCAACGGAtttgaaacaaaaaatgattcATATGGACATGTAGGAATTGGAATGAACAactgtaaggaaaaaatattttttgataaaattgtcATAGGCTCTCTCGATCAGGCTAAATACTacaaaggggtaaggaagtcAATTACCATTCCTTCCACGAATGATATGAATGGTTTCCATAaagtggagggaaaaaataatttaaatgaaaaaccAATCAGCGAAGAAGCCACAAATACAGATAACCAGATTAAGTGCAAACCATTCACAGAAAGGTGCAACCTCCCATTAGACACTAACTGGATTGTTCCTCCAAACACCTTCTggagaattaaaaataattttgctTTGAGTTCAATTTGGGCAAATCACGAACGGGGAGAACAGAAACATGGTGTTTACCCAGATGGACAAAatcaaattggaaaaatggaaacagaCGAGTGTTATCTTCATTCCGCGCAGaaacgaaaagaagaagaaaatctCCTCATCCCATCAATCATACTTTTAAAGCGTCACAACTTATGTAACAAcatgaaattattttctctcAAAATATTCATTAATTTAAAACCTTTGACAAAATCTGGGGTCATTTTCAGAGTCTTATCATCTGATGATTTTTTATCTGTCATATTGGACACCACACAAATGGAAGGGAAATTATATCTCCTCAAAATTAGTAACGGAATTCCATACCAGCTAAATGCACCAACACACATGCCAATACCCCCAGATGTGTGGCACCATTTAACGGTGTCCTACAATGGGGACCGCGTGAATGTCACGCTGAATGACGAACTGGTGGTCAATTCGGAACTTAATCAGCACAGAACCGAGTTGGGGAGTGTCGGGTTGATAACTTTAACGGGGGAGTCTAAGTTTAAGGGCATCACCTTCCTTCCACAGTAA
- a CDS encoding 60S ribosomal protein L32, putative translates to MAVKKVGKIVKKRTKKFTRFQSNRFMRVKPAWRKPRGIDCRVRRRYKGTNLMPSIGYGSNKKTKYLLPNNKYKYIVRNVKEMEPLIMNNTKYCVQIAHNVSSKKRMEIIERAKQMNVSVINAKARLQKTEE, encoded by the exons ATGGCagtaaaaaaagtgggaaaaattgtaaagaagAGAACAAAGAAGTTCACCCGTTTTCAGTCGAACAGGTTTATGCGTGTTAAG CCTGCATGGAGAAAACCAAGAGGTATTGATTGTCGTGTCAGGAGAAGGTACAAAGGAACGAACTTAATGCCAAGTATTGGCTACGGAAGCaacaaaaaaacgaaatattTGTTACCAAATAAtaagtacaaatatatagTAAGAAATGTGAAAGAAATGGAACCTTTAATTATGAACAACACAAAGTACTGTGTGCAAATTGCTCATAATGTTTCAAGTAAAAAGAGAATGGAAATTATTGAAAGAGCCAAACAAATGAACGTGTCGGTGATTAATGCAAAAGCTAGATTACAAAAAACAGAAGAGTAA
- a CDS encoding PH domain-containing protein, putative, producing the protein MHSIKWALPILLLNVLLSKCAPVFFNKNLDKWTKELLRVSKNEYSNLDEAKSFSNRKYCGQSLKHLAGLILDKTDKEGKLIIEGSIVSNKLILKLGNIKEKEISINDILLPIETLSSKCINIRQGKKKDDSTILCLASKVLRNFWVNSITDAVLCKITKNRGKLPQYNYAQGEKDKEEKQNEKEEEADDEDEEADVNQGGKQNESLKKKANTQQKEQKLAMKKIIKEEFDEEQENEPKGLKVRIAKSKFGSPQVKINGKSVDEVQKNGSEKGKDETEETENQSRDESIESDETTDEGDVETE; encoded by the exons ATGCATTCGATAAAATGGGCCCTTCCCATCCTTCTACTAAATGTCTTACTGAGTAAATGCGCCCCCGTATTCTTTAACAAAAATCTGGATAAATGGACAAAGGAACTTTTGAGGGtttcaaaaaatgaatacagcAATTTGGACGAAGCGAAAAGTTTTTCTAATAGAAAATATTGCGGTCAATCCCTTAAGCATTTGGCAGGGTTAATCTTAGACAAAACGGATAAAGAAGGCAAGCTGATCATTGAAGGGTCTATAGTTTCTAATAAgctaattttaaaattaggaaatataaaggaaaaagaaataagcaTAAACGATATACTTCTGCCAATAGAAACATTATCTAGCAAATGTATTAACATACgacagggaaaaaaaaaggatgattcTACCATTCTCTGTTTAGCTAGTAAAGTCCTCAGGAACTTCTGGGTTAACTCTATAACTGATGCTGTTTTATGCAAAATCACaaaaaataggggaaaaCTACCACAGTATAATTATGCCCAGGGGGAGAAAGACAAagaggaaaagcaaaatgaaaaggaggaggaagcagACGATGAGGATGAAGAGGCAGATGTGAATCAGGGGggcaaacaaaatgaatcactaaaaaagaaagcaaatACTCaacagaaggaacaaaagctagctatgaaaaaaattatcaaagaAGAATTCGATGAAGAACAGGAAAATGAACCCAAGGGACTAAAAGTGCGAATTGCCAAAAGTAAATTCGGAAGCCCACAAGTAAAAATCAACGGAAAAAGTGTCGACGAAGTTCAAAAGAACGG GTCtgagaaagggaaggacgAAACGGAAGAAACGGAAAACCAAAGCAGGGATGAGTCTATCGAATCGGATGAAACTACTGATGAAGGAGATGTGGAAACAGaatga
- a CDS encoding AP-4 complex subunit epsilon, putative has translation MLGFTGSCLSKEFFDLAKSIGEARSKQEEDRIICNEIVLLKSRFADPSASVKQIKEYLIRAIYIEMLGHDASFAYIHAVKLAHEKNILCKRTGYLSCNLFLNKDHELMLLLINTIQKDLKSDNHLEIWAALNCVCKLLNSEMIPAIFPIIKNLLNHKNELIRKKVCMLLHKMYLIDPSLIKEIDLFLKKLLCDVDPSVMGASLNLIFCIAKNDITYCIKLVPYLVSILKQICENKLPKDYDYHRIPAPWIQIKILAIFRILGYSNKKISEQMYEVLQKTMQRADFGINVGYAIIYECVKTIATIYPSHHLLELASLSISRFISSDNHNLKYVGVTGLALIVKINPMYASKHQLAVVDCLEDKDETLKMKTLDLLYQMTNPLNVKVIVDKLLFHVENSLDIHFKHDLACKIIQLIERYTPDDIWFLNTINSLFLSVGELLDESYSYSLIKLLKDSSMCLDSDSGDDLVRSELNEEVNCGDDNLDNSNVPYAKEGERANTTYLNIAEMDNKGEIISDPSPPDEEEGVSSHPGGKPISGNYDLGEKDVSVALDDSGKVHVWGEIRKDGNSGGYGRDDNHTGENHISGESNRKKDQNELKGKKKINDDVYNLRKYAVNTYITMLENNENIPFILMQIICWVLGEYSYLCDIENYTTEDIIDLLCECLEKTFNNPDRVKSCIITAIFKLCCFNNVTDHVVAKKLIEKYKNSKLTDMQQRCYEYSSILNNPTLIKNVFSISSKQKMIMDENLSFLNPFVDKYLASGGKAYIKKELRETETNFESAKNSIPVLNFTPYELPINNRIHIDTFHTSNSGSAYERNYKYDSPEHISLEDRTSNTKERERTFKLNVVGPKKWTKEACKVGGKNNNERNAQKNAQKNGKKKKKKKKKKDNQATYQLEGSHENANRNKMSKEEGQKGLHKFSNMQGEIEPEEGEQNNDEQKNDELFYDSKYGGQGRKDDDDEDDDGEDDNDDEEEDDDEDDDDDSDDDDDNDNDDDDGTVENEGGNDEAASDGREDEKRMDGLGDYYDQNYERFDERDIHNLGDYKNDRENNNNNSPFYKQERAHSNNNATVTHNELTEKEKMAAALFNGLISNNSSVDYSRNNYSSSFSSKKNHSLLSNRNYFYSKSHESRTDEKGIHFLERRNSRKFQRESVESSSQQMEKKNSSSNPLENCSNKLDEMRKSKYAFDMLDLNEPSAKRDFMEEEEEENRSCKEEDKNLWNSISSQKKAVFLNSTTLSIFQIIKKIENNLNANVVEVSKKEALMSCIYSSNKVLVKIKIEENKLVFLVKSAEISIIDSVFDILRNLFHV, from the exons ATGCTTGGGTTCACGGGATCATGTCTATCCAAGGAGTTTTTCGACTTAGCAAAATCGATCGGGGAGGCCCGTTCGAAGCAG GAGGAAGACAGAATCATATGCAATGAAATCGTTTTGCTGAAGTCAAGGTTTGCCGATCCGAGTGCGTCAGTA AAACAGATAAAGGAATACCTGATAAGGGCGATTTACATCGAAATGCTAGGGCATGACGCGTCCTTCGCATATATCCATGCAGTTAAGTTGGCACACGAGAAAAACATTTTGTGCAAGAGGACTGGTTACTTGTCGTGTAATTTGTTCCTAAATAAAGATCATGAATTAATGCTACTGCTAATTAACACAATACAGAAGGATTTAAAAAGCGACAACCATTTGGAAATATGGGCAGCGCTAAATTGTGTGTGTAAATTATTAAACAGCGAAATGATTCCGGCGATATTCccaattataaaaaatttattaaatcataaaaatgaattgaTAAGAAAGAAAGTTTGTATGTTATTACATAAAATGTATTTAATTGATCCATCCTTGATAAAAGAAATTGATCTCTTCTTGAAGAAGCTATTGTGCGATGTCGACCCTTCCGTCATGGGTGCATcattaaatttaattttttgtattgcCAAGAATGATATTACTTATTGTATAAAGTTAGTACCATACTTAGTTTCTATTCTGAAGCAGATATGTGAAAATAAGTTGCCCAAGGATTATGATTACCATAGGATTCCGGCACCGTGGATTCAAATTAAAATACTAGCCATTTTTAGAATTCTGGGATACtcaaataagaaaatatcaGAACAGATGTATGAAGTGCTACAGAAGACGATGCAGAGAGCTGACTTTGGAATAAATGTCGGTTATGCTATTATATATGAGTGTGTAAAAACGATTGCTACTATATACCCATCTCATCATTTGCTAGAATTGGCATCTCTGTCCATATCAAGATTTATTTCATCAGATAATCATAATCTCAAATACGTCGGTGTTACGGGACTAGCCCTGATTGTGAAGATTAACCCTATGTATGCATCGAAGCACCAGCTAGCTGTGGTAGATTGTTTGGAAGACAAAGACGAAacgttaaaaatgaaaacgttAGATTTATTGTACCAAATGACTAACCCACTAAATGTTAAGGTCATTGTGGATAAACTTTTATTTCACGTGGAGAATTCGCTAGACATTCATTTTAAGCATGACTTGGCATGCAAAATAATTCAGTTAATTGAAAGGTACACTCCAGACGACATTTGGTTTTTAAATACCATCAACTCTTTGTTTCTATCCGTGGGTGAATTACTCGATGAGAGTTATTCCTACTCCCTTATTAAGCTTTTGAAAGACAGCTCCATGTGTTTGGATTCGGATTCCGGTGACGATTTGGTTCGCAGCGAACTGAATGAAGAGGTTAATTGTGGGGATGACAATCTCGACAACAGTAATGTACCTTATgcaaaagaaggagagagAGCAAATACGACTTATTTAAACATTGCAGAGATGGACAATAAGGGAGAGATCATCAGTGATCCCTCACCCCCcgatgaggaagaaggagtTAGCAGCCATCCAGGTGGTAAGCCCATTTCTGGAAATTATGACTTAGGGGAAAAAGATGTAAGTGTGGCACTTGATGATAGTGGGAAGGTACACGTGTGGGGGGAGATAAGGAAGGATGGAAATAGTGGGGGATATGGAAGAGATGATAATCATACTGGTGAGAACCACATTAGTGGAGAATCCAATCGAAAAAAGGATCAAAACGaattgaaaggaaaaaagaaaataaatgatgaTGTGTACAATTTGAGGAAGTATGCTGTGAATACTTATATAACCATGCTGGAAAATAACGAAAATATTCCCTTCATTTTGATGCAAATTATTTGCTGGGTATTAGGAGAGTATAGCTACCTGTGCGATATAGAAAATTACACAACTGAAGACATCATTGATTTGCTATGTGAGTGTCTGGAGAAAACTTTTAACAACCCAGATAGAGTAAAGTCCTGCATAATTACAGCCATCTTTAAACTGTGTTGTTTCAACAATGTAACAGACCATGTGGTTGCGAAGAAGTTAATtgagaaatacaaaaacagcAAACTCACAGACATGCAGCAGAGGTGTTATGAATATAGCTCCATTTTAAATAACCCGAccttaattaaaaatgtattttcaaTATCGAGTAAACAGAAAATGATCATGGATGAAAATCTGTCCTTCTTAAATCCCTTCGTGGATAAATATTTGGCAAGTGGAGGGAAGGCTTACATAAAGAAGGAGTTAAGGGAAACGGAAACTAACTTCGAATCAGCCAAGAACAGCATTCCCGTGCTCAATTTCACACCATATGAATTACCGATCAATAACAGAATACATATTGATACCTTCCATACGTCCAACAGCGGCTCCGCGTATGAAAGGAATTACAAGTATGACTCGCCAGAGCACATTTCGTTAGAGGATAGAACCTCTAACACGAAAGAGAGGGAAAGAACATTTAAGCTTAATGTGGTGGGCcccaaaaaatggacaaaggaAGCGTGCAAAGTCGGaggaaagaataataatGAGAGAAATGCGCAGAAAAATGCCCAGAAAAATggcaagaaaaagaaaaagaagaagaaaaaaaaggacaaccAAGCAACCTATCAGTTGGAAGGTAGCCATGAAAATGCgaatagaaataaaatgagcAAAGAGGAGGGGCAAAAGGGGCTTCATAAATTTAGTAACATGCAGGGAGAAATTGAACCGGAAGAAGGTGAACAGAACAATGATGAACAGAAGAATGATGAACTTTTTTATGATAGCAAATATGGTGGACAGGGGAGAaaagacgatgatgatgaggacgatGATGGGGAGGATGACAAcgacgatgaagaggaagacgatgatgaagatgatgacgacgatagtgatgatgatgatgataatgataatgatgatgacgatggaACAgtggaaaatgaaggaggCAATGACGAAGCAGCTAGTGACGGAAGagaggatgaaaaaagaatggatGGCTTGGGAGACTACTACGATCAGAATTACGAAAGGTTTGACGAAAGGGATATACACAACTTAGGGGATTACAAGAACGACCGTGAAaacaataacaataacaGCCCTTTTTACAAACAAGAAAGGGCCCACTCAAATAACAATGCAACTGTAACACATAACGAGCTaacagagaaggaaaaaatggcggCTGCTCTTTTTAATGGTCTAATATCAAACAATTCTTCAGTTGACTATTCAAGAAATAATTACTCTTCCAGTTTttcaagtaaaaaaaatcactCATTATTATCCAataggaattatttttattccaagTCTCATGAAAGCAGGACTGATGAAAAGGGAATACACTTTCTTGAGAGAAGAAATTCAAGGAAATTCCAAAGAGAATCTGTTGAATCGAGCAGTCAAcagatggaaaagaaaaactcttCATCGAATCCTTTGGAAAACTGTTCAAACAAATTGGATGAAATGAGAAAATCCAAATATGCATTTGATATGCTAGATTTGAACGAACCTTCTGCTAAAAGGGACTtcatggaggaggaagaagaggaaaataggAGCTGTAAAGAGGAG gacaAAAATCTGTGGAACAGCATCAGCAGTCAAAAGAAGGccgtttttttaaattcgaCAACGTTAAGCATATTTCagataattaaaaaaattgag AACAACCTGAACGCGAACGTGGTGGAAGTCAGTAAAAAGGAAGCCCTAATGTCCTGCATTTATAGCAGCAACAAAGTGTTGGTAAAAATCAAAAtagaggaaaacaaattggTTTTTTTAGTGAAGTCCGCTGAAATCAG CATAATTGACAGCGTCTTCGACATTCTGAGAAATTTGTTTCACGTGTGA